TATAAACACGAAATTGAGAATGATACTTGATGAAGCTACAGACAAATGGGGAACCAAAGTCACCAGGGTCGAACTGCAAAGAATCGAGCCTCCTTCCGAAGTCGTCGATTCCATGCACCGCCAGATGAAGGCGGAAAGAGAGAGAAGGGCGATGATACTCGAAGCTGAAGGCCACAAACAGTCAGTCATACTAAAGGCCGAAGGCGACGCCGAGTCAATAAAAAAGGTCGCCGATGCTTCAAAATATCAAAAAATTACAATCGCTCAGGGTGAAGCGGAATCCATATCTATAGTTTTTAACGCCATTCACAATGGCAATCCTACGAACGACCTTCTGGCTATCAAATATCTTGAAGCTCTCGAAAAAATATCAAACGGAAACGCGACAAAAATATTCATGCCCTACGAATCCTCTGCTTTCCTCGGCTCAATTGCATCTGTCGGCGAACTGTTTCAAAAGAAAGAAAACTGATAAACAGGGCGGAATAATCTCCGCCCTGCTTTTCTTTTGTGTCAATTCGTGGTTATATTGTCTTTCTTAAATTTCGTGTCTATTGGTGGTTTGTTTTCTTTTAGTTAACC
This window of the candidate division WOR-3 bacterium genome carries:
- a CDS encoding SPFH/Band 7/PHB domain protein — protein: MLPLIIFLAVIIFFFAATSLKIVRPWEKGLVERFGRYQRTVGSGLNFVFPFIEKIRRIDSREQVVDVPPQSVITKDNVVVDVDAVVYYEVTDPVKVAYNVANFYLAATKLAQTNLRNLIGDLALDESLTSREVINTKLRMILDEATDKWGTKVTRVELQRIEPPSEVVDSMHRQMKAERERRAMILEAEGHKQSVILKAEGDAESIKKVADASKYQKITIAQGEAESISIVFNAIHNGNPTNDLLAIKYLEALEKISNGNATKIFMPYESSAFLGSIASVGELFQKKEN